The following are encoded together in the Chaetodon auriga isolate fChaAug3 chromosome 6, fChaAug3.hap1, whole genome shotgun sequence genome:
- the ttc38 gene encoding tetratricopeptide repeat protein 38, which produces MPTSSFRDCQAWRAEGLPLSTSSNEACKLYDAMLSQYVKWRNDDTLGGMEGCISAIKAADPNFVMGHVISTGLELMGTGSSIRLNERLSSAVRKTVELANSQDISPRERLHVKAMELHSRGDFPKACRVWEEILVDHPTDLLAIKFAHDTYFYMGAQTNMRDSVARVMPYWKPHMPLSSFMKGMFAFGLLETHFYDRAEKVAMEALAVAPDDAWSVHTVAHIYEMQAEVDKGLKFMEGREKDWQISDMLAGHNYWHWALYFIEQGQYEAALQIFDSKVLSRCKASGSILDVVDSSSMLSRLELEGVCVKDRWRELYQVSQSHTDDHVTLFNDLHFLMTSLGAKERGTSQRLLEGLQALAKEPGDNQQHQLAGSVGIPMCQAMIEYNQGNYSQAMDILYPLRYRVVEVGGSHAQRDVFNQLLIHAAMKSENKHHQKLGRCLLVERDTMKPHSPLTDRLMQRALAVHD; this is translated from the exons ATGCCAACTTCAAGCTTCAGGGACTGCCAG GCATGGAGGGCAGAGGGTCTTCCACTGTCCACCAGCAGCAATGAGGCGTGCAAACTGTATGACGCCATGCTCTCTCAG TATGTGAAATGGCGGAATGATGATACCTTGGGAGGAATGGAAGGATGCATTTCTGCTATCAAGGCAGCTGACCCTAACTTTG TTATGGGCCATGTGATCAGTACGGGGCTGGAGCTGATGGGAACGGGCAGCTCCATCCGTCTGAATGAGCGTTTGAGCAGCGCTGTGAGGAAAACAGTGGAGCTGGCCAACAGCCAGGACATCTCTCCCAGAGAGAGGCTCCATGTCAAGGCGATGGAGCTCCACTCACGTGG AGATTTTCCCAAGGCTTGCAGAGTATGGGAAGAGATTCTGGTGGACCACCCCACTGATCTGTTGGCCATCAAGTTTGCTCATGATACGTACTTCTACATGGGAGCCCAAACCAACATGAGGGACTCTGTGGCCAGAGTGATGCCCTACTGGAAGCCACACATGCCTTTGTCCAG CTTTATGAAAGGTATGTTTGCCTTCGGCCTCCTGGAGACTCACTTCTACGACCGGGCTGAGAAAGTCGCCATGGAG GCGCTCGCTGTTGCTCCAGACGATGCCTGGTCTGTCCACACTGTAGCCcatatttatgagatgcaagCAGAGGTGGACAAAGGCTTGAAGTTCATGGAGGGTAGAGAGAAAGACTGGCAG ATTTCTGACATGCTGGCTGGTCATAACTATTGGCACTGGGCTCTGTACTTCATTGAGCAG ggcCAATACGAAGCCGCTCTGCAAATATTCGATTCTAAG GTATTGAGTCGTTGTAAAGCCTCAGGATCCATATTGGATGTTGTAGATTCCAGTTCAATGCTCAGCAGACTGGAATTGGAGG gtGTGTGCGTGAAGGACCGTTGGCGAGAGCTGTATCAGGTGTCACAGTCTCACACCGACGATCACGTGACCTTGTTTAACGACCTCCACTTCCTCATGACTTCGCTGGGAGCTAAAGAGAGAGGGACCTCTCAGCGTCTCCTCGAGGGCCTCCAGGCATTGGCAAA AGAGCCAGGGGAcaatcagcagcatcagctggCTGGGTCTGTCGGTATACCGATGTGTCAGGCCATGATTGAGTACAACCAGGGCAACTACAGTCAAGCTATGGACATACTGTATCCGTTACGCTACCGTGTGGTTGAAGTAGGCGGCAGTCATGCACAG AGGGATGTCTTCAATCAACTGCTTATTCATGCAGCCATGAAATCAGAGAATAAGCACCACCAGAAACTGGGAAG ATGTCTTCTGGTGGAGCGCGATACCATGAAGCCACACTCCCCTCTGACAGATCGTCTGATGCAGAGAGCCCTGGCTGTTCATGACTGA